TTCAGCCCTTATCTCTATTGAAAAAAATCACTGGCAAGTCAGTTAGTGGTTGTTTGCAAGTTTTTAGCGCTTCAGGTTCTTGGTCAATATATATCGAGGAAGGGAAGCTGATTTATGCTTGCTACTCAGAGAAAATGTTTGAGCCGCTTTACAGAAACTTGCAAAGCCTGAGTCAGCAAATTCCTACTCTTCCTTGCGGAATTCACGAGCAGTTGCGGACAATCTTTGAAACTGGTATTGAAAATCAAGCAATACCCAATCCTGATTATCTTGCTATTTGCTGGTTAGTTAGCCAGAAATATATTAGCCCTTTGCAAGCAGCGATGCTGATTGAACAGTTGGCATTAGAAGTTATTGAGTCTTTTTTGGATTTAGAAGAGGGCAGTTATGAATTTATTGGGGAAAGTTTTCTGGATGATATGCCAAAATTCTGCCATTTAAATCTTCGCTTACTAGTAGAACAATTTCAAAAGCCTAGACGTGAAGCGGCTTATCACGAGACTTCGCCCCATACGGGAAATTCCCATTCATCAATTCATCGAGTTTACGAATCGCAGTTTTCACAAGCCACAAAGCCAGAAACTAAACCTGAAACTGAGCCGCCGCTGTCAAGAAAAAAGG
Above is a window of Nostoc sp. UHCC 0702 DNA encoding:
- a CDS encoding response regulator translates to MNTLPISRYRFFQKLQPLSLLKKITGKSVSGCLQVFSASGSWSIYIEEGKLIYACYSEKMFEPLYRNLQSLSQQIPTLPCGIHEQLRTIFETGIENQAIPNPDYLAICWLVSQKYISPLQAAMLIEQLALEVIESFLDLEEGSYEFIGESFLDDMPKFCHLNLRLLVEQFQKPRREAAYHETSPHTGNSHSSIHRVYESQFSQATKPETKPETEPPLSRKKDNQATEYSNRSFSQQNNTPENSCDQSSRPSVEKKTYTIFCIDDSLAILNVIKNFLDEQIFTVIGVTDSLKALMEILRIKPDIILLDVDMPNLDGYELCSLLRKHVYFKNTPVIMLTRKISLIDRAKAKLVRASGYLNKPFTQGDLLKIIFQNIL